The following coding sequences lie in one Arachis ipaensis cultivar K30076 chromosome B05, Araip1.1, whole genome shotgun sequence genomic window:
- the LOC107641268 gene encoding uncharacterized protein LOC107641268 produces the protein MHSWKCDSMFGASWDEKDGVVPKCFCEVYDIFYMSKTNTNANRLFFGCPFFKVKQPHYKFFVWVDNHIGRIGCMEQTKKLDDNQSLDVEEYFGKKKLENKMTDLEQSLIYLENKKSSNF, from the exons ATGCACAGTTGGAAATGCGACTCCATGTTCGGTGCAAGCTGGGATGAGAAAGATGGTGTTGTCCCAAAATGCTTCTGCGAGGTGTATGACATATTTTACATGTCGAAAACAAACACCAACGCGAATAGGTTATTTTTTGGATGCCCATTCTTCAAG GTGAAACAACCACATTATAAATTCTTTGTGTGGGTTGATAACCACATTGGAAGAATTGGATGCATggagcaaacaaaaaaattggatGACAATCAGAGCTTAGATGTTGAAGAATATTTTGGAAAGAAAAAATTGGAGAACAAAATGACTGATCTAGAGCAAAGTTTAATTTACCTAGAGAACAAGAAAAGCAGTAACTTCTAG